The genomic region GCGGACCCGGCCTGCTCGCGCTCTCAGGCCCTGGCGATCCGGACCGCGCCGCGATCGCGCTCTGCGGGCGCATGGACGCCAGCTGCGGGCCCGTGCTGGCCGAAGCATTCGCCGAAGCCGCCCTGGGGCGGCCCGCCGCGGCAAAGCTCGACCTCGCCGGCGTCCGCGCCTGGAACGCCCTCGGCGTGGCGAGACTCCTCGAGGCAGGGGCGGGTTTCGGGGATGTCACGGTGGTCGGAGCCGCCGATTCCCGGCTGGCCGCCGCCCTGCGCGACGCGCGTCCCGACTGGGAGGTCCTGGCGCCCGACGGCCTGCCGGTATCGAGGCCGGCCCACGACTGGCCGCGCCACGCTGCCGACGCCGCGGGGCAATGTCTCGACGTCGCGATCGCCGCCTTCGCCCTCCTCGCGCTGTTGCCCTTGCTGGCGTGCATCGCCGTCTGGATCAAGCTGGATTCGCCCGGGTCCGTGCTGTACACGCAGCTCCGGGCGGGGCGGATGCGGCGCGACGGCACGATTCACGTGGTCAGGGTCTTCAAGTTCCGCACCATGCGGAGCGATGCCGACGCCCTGCGCGCCGGCCTGATGGCCGCCGCGGCCGGCAGCGGGCCATTCTTCAAGCTCAAGGAGGATCCCCGGGTCACCCGCGTGGGTCGCATCCTGCGCGCGACGTCGCTCGACGAGTTGCCCCAGTTGCTGAACATCCTGCTTGGCGAGATGCGCCTGGTGGGCAACCGCCCGCTTGCCCTCGACGAGGCGGCGGGCCTGGTCGAACCCTGGCATCGCGTGCGCTTTCACGCCCCCGCCGGCTTGACCGGCCTGTGGCAGGTGTCCGGCCGCAACGAGGCGTCCGATCTCGCCCGCCTGGCCCTCGACAGCGCCTACGCGGCCGCCCGCACGCCATTCCTGGATCTGCGGATCATCCTCGCGACCGTCCCCGCGGTGCTCTTGCGCAAGGGTTGGTGAGCGCTAGTCCCGAACCGACGAATCCGCCAGGGCGATCCGGACTCCCGCCAAGCAGGGCAAGGGAGCGAGGATCGCCCTGCAGCCCGAAGGCAGATACGCAGGGCGGTGGCTTGACCACCGCCGACAGGAGACGCCGTCCATGAGCAAGCCAGCCAGTGAATTCCGCAAGGCCGCGACAGTTTCCGTCGCCGCATCGCTGTTCGGCGCGCTATGCCAGCCGGCGCTGGCTCGCGACGCCGACTATTCCCTGCGCTACGGGGATGCCATCGGCGTGACCGTCGTCGGGCATCCCGAACTCTCGGTGCCGACGCAGCCGATCCGCCCCGACGGCCAGGTGGCGCTGCCGCTCGTGCCGGACCTCCCGGCCGCGGGCCGCACCATTCCGGAACTGACCGCGGCGATCACCGCGGCCTATCGGCCCTACCTCCAGAAGCCCCAGGTGGTGATCAGCCTGACGCGCATCCGGCCGCTCAAGGTCACGGTCCTGGGTCAGGTGGGCAAGCCGGGGACGTTCGACTTCGACGAAGAGCCCGATCTCGCCGACGCGCTCGCCGTGGCCGGCGGACTCACGCGCCGGGCCGCTCGCGACCACGTCAAGGTGGTCGCGCCAGGCCAGGCGCCCCG from Candidatus Tanganyikabacteria bacterium harbors:
- a CDS encoding sugar transferase, giving the protein MVPNILRAPVPGQVWPARSRRGPGLLALSGPGDPDRAAIALCGRMDASCGPVLAEAFAEAALGRPAAAKLDLAGVRAWNALGVARLLEAGAGFGDVTVVGAADSRLAAALRDARPDWEVLAPDGLPVSRPAHDWPRHAADAAGQCLDVAIAAFALLALLPLLACIAVWIKLDSPGSVLYTQLRAGRMRRDGTIHVVRVFKFRTMRSDADALRAGLMAAAAGSGPFFKLKEDPRVTRVGRILRATSLDELPQLLNILLGEMRLVGNRPLALDEAAGLVEPWHRVRFHAPAGLTGLWQVSGRNEASDLARLALDSAYAAARTPFLDLRIILATVPAVLLRKGW
- a CDS encoding polysaccharide export protein, whose product is MSKPASEFRKAATVSVAASLFGALCQPALARDADYSLRYGDAIGVTVVGHPELSVPTQPIRPDGQVALPLVPDLPAAGRTIPELTAAITAAYRPYLQKPQVVISLTRIRPLKVTVLGQVGKPGTFDFDEEPDLADALAVAGGLTRRAARDHVKVVAPGQAPRVYDIDALLGSAKPLPRLREDTVVDASEVWYPDGYVLIPAIASVLASTTIIARGWPF